Proteins from one Catenuloplanes atrovinosus genomic window:
- a CDS encoding ABC transporter ATP-binding protein, which produces MRGWMGSVSEDLVIALESAGVVRSGTHLLRDVSWQVELDERWVVLGPNGAGKTTLLNLASGRLHPTTGTVHVLNERLGRTDVNELRTRIGISTAHLAQQIPGEERVVDAVLTAAWSVVGRWRERYERQDEARGRALLHQFGVGHLADRTFGTLSEGERKRVLIARALMTDPELLLLDEPAAGLDLGAREDLVGRLATLAMDPDAPATVLVTHHVEEIPPGFTHALLLREGAVVAQGLLTDVITGDNLSKAFGLPLVVERSAGRYTARAA; this is translated from the coding sequence ATGCGTGGTTGGATGGGAAGCGTGTCTGAGGATCTCGTGATCGCCCTGGAGTCGGCCGGCGTCGTTCGTTCCGGCACGCACCTGCTGCGGGACGTGAGCTGGCAGGTCGAGCTGGACGAGCGGTGGGTCGTGCTGGGCCCCAACGGCGCCGGCAAGACCACCCTGCTCAACCTGGCCTCCGGCCGGCTGCACCCGACCACGGGCACGGTCCACGTGCTGAACGAGCGGCTCGGCCGCACCGACGTCAACGAGCTGCGCACCCGGATCGGCATCTCCACCGCGCACCTGGCACAGCAGATCCCGGGCGAGGAGCGGGTGGTCGACGCCGTGCTCACCGCGGCCTGGTCGGTGGTCGGCCGCTGGCGGGAGCGCTACGAGCGGCAGGACGAGGCGCGCGGCCGGGCGCTGCTGCACCAGTTCGGCGTGGGACACCTCGCCGACCGTACGTTCGGCACGCTCTCCGAGGGCGAGCGCAAGCGCGTGCTGATCGCCCGCGCGCTGATGACCGACCCGGAGCTGCTGCTGCTCGACGAGCCGGCCGCCGGGCTCGACCTGGGCGCGCGCGAGGACCTGGTCGGCCGGCTCGCCACGCTGGCGATGGACCCGGACGCGCCGGCCACCGTGCTGGTCACCCACCACGTCGAGGAGATACCGCCCGGGTTCACCCACGCGCTGCTGCTGCGCGAGGGCGCGGTCGTGGCGCAGGGCCTGCTGACCGACGTGATCACCGGCGACAACCTGTCGAAGGCGTTCGGCCTGCCGCTGGTGGTGGAGCGCTCCGCCGGGCGGTACACCGCCCGTGCGGCCTGA
- a CDS encoding aminotransferase class IV family protein: MTVAEIDGGEATADQLRALALSNYGHFTSLQVRGGRVRGLRYHLERLDRQSHELFGRGLDGERVRDHLRHALGGAGDASVRVTVFADEGRRPSAVAPGELRVLVTVDPPAPARTEPIRVCAVRYERDLPEVKHVATFGLAWHWRRARAAGFDDALFVDRNGLVSEGTVWNVGFYDGARVVWPEAGMLHGVSMRLLRDGLDLAGVPWEVRPVPVGGVGRFPFAFAANSISPVRPLAAVDEVTFAPDRAVVGMLEAAYEAVPPEAV, translated from the coding sequence GTGACGGTGGCGGAGATCGACGGCGGCGAGGCGACGGCGGACCAGTTGCGCGCGCTCGCGCTGTCCAACTACGGGCACTTCACGTCGCTGCAGGTGCGCGGCGGGCGGGTGCGCGGGCTGCGGTACCACCTGGAGCGGCTCGACCGGCAGTCGCACGAGCTGTTCGGCCGAGGGCTGGACGGTGAGCGGGTACGCGATCATCTGCGGCATGCGCTGGGTGGGGCCGGGGACGCGTCGGTGCGGGTGACGGTCTTCGCGGACGAGGGGCGGCGGCCGAGCGCGGTGGCGCCCGGGGAGCTGCGTGTGCTGGTCACGGTGGATCCGCCGGCGCCCGCGCGGACCGAGCCGATCCGGGTGTGCGCGGTGCGCTACGAGCGGGACCTGCCGGAGGTGAAGCACGTGGCGACGTTCGGGCTGGCCTGGCATTGGCGGCGGGCGCGGGCCGCGGGGTTCGACGACGCGCTGTTCGTGGACCGGAACGGCCTGGTCAGTGAGGGTACGGTGTGGAACGTCGGCTTCTACGACGGTGCGCGTGTGGTGTGGCCGGAGGCGGGGATGCTGCACGGCGTGTCGATGCGGCTGCTCCGGGACGGGCTGGATCTGGCCGGGGTGCCGTGGGAGGTGCGGCCGGTGCCGGTGGGCGGGGTGGGGCGGTTCCCGTTCGCGTTCGCCGCCAACTCGATCAGCCCGGTGCGCCCGCTGGCGGCGGTGGACGAGGTCACGTTCGCGCCGGATCGGGCGGTGGTGGGCATGTTGGAGGCGGCGTACGAGGCGGTGCCGCCGGAGGCGGTGTGA
- a CDS encoding DUF202 domain-containing protein gives MTQPVHGPGVPIIRTGLAWRRTALSFAAVTLLALRLALTSDAGAPVAAGGALAALAACAVAVLATRRRVAALRHGRTSLNARVLLLCAILTAGYVIIGAVLMIL, from the coding sequence GTGACCCAGCCGGTGCACGGACCCGGCGTACCGATCATCCGGACCGGCCTGGCCTGGCGACGCACCGCGCTGTCCTTCGCCGCGGTCACGCTGCTGGCGCTGCGCCTGGCGCTCACCTCCGACGCCGGCGCCCCGGTCGCCGCGGGCGGCGCGCTCGCCGCGCTCGCCGCCTGCGCGGTCGCGGTGCTGGCGACCCGGCGCCGGGTGGCCGCCCTACGGCACGGCCGCACCTCACTCAACGCCCGAGTGTTACTACTGTGCGCGATACTGACGGCCGGTTACGTCATCATCGGTGCCGTTTTGATGATCCTCTGA
- a CDS encoding ribokinase yields the protein MTRVVVAGSANMDLVGIAPRLPRPGETVLGTEFLQMPGGKGANQAIAAARAGAQTCFLGAIGSDSFGVTLKARLGASGVDASRVRIVYGTSGVAVIMVDTRGENSIIATPGANAAFTRLTDQELAAVREADVLLCQLEIPLETVTEAAVAAHAAGTRVILNAAPARTLPPDLLDAVDLLVVNEGEAATITGRGRDEPRALLDYVTRAVLTLGAEGACFVDRDGTDLRVPAFPVQTVDSTAAGDAFTGALAVAWGEGRPLPDAVRWAAAAGAACVRRLGASNSLPMRSDIDALFATTP from the coding sequence ATGACTCGGGTGGTCGTCGCCGGCAGCGCGAACATGGACCTGGTCGGCATCGCGCCGCGGCTGCCGCGGCCCGGCGAGACCGTGCTCGGCACCGAGTTCCTGCAGATGCCCGGCGGCAAGGGCGCCAACCAGGCGATCGCCGCCGCCCGGGCCGGCGCGCAGACGTGCTTCCTGGGCGCGATCGGCTCCGACTCGTTCGGCGTGACGCTGAAGGCCCGGCTCGGCGCCTCCGGCGTGGACGCGTCCCGGGTCCGGATCGTCTACGGCACGTCCGGCGTCGCGGTCATCATGGTCGACACCAGGGGTGAGAACTCGATCATCGCGACGCCCGGGGCGAACGCCGCGTTCACCCGCCTGACCGACCAGGAACTCGCCGCCGTACGCGAGGCCGACGTGCTCCTCTGCCAGCTCGAGATCCCGCTGGAGACCGTCACCGAGGCCGCCGTCGCCGCCCACGCCGCCGGCACCCGCGTCATCCTCAACGCCGCCCCCGCCCGCACGCTCCCGCCCGACCTGCTCGACGCCGTCGACCTGCTGGTGGTCAACGAGGGCGAGGCCGCCACCATCACCGGCAGGGGCCGCGACGAGCCCCGCGCCCTGCTCGACTACGTCACCCGCGCCGTCCTCACGCTCGGCGCCGAGGGTGCCTGCTTCGTCGACCGCGACGGCACCGACCTGCGCGTCCCCGCCTTCCCGGTCCAGACCGTCGACTCCACCGCCGCCGGCGACGCCTTCACCGGCGCCCTCGCCGTAGCCTGGGGCGAGGGCCGCCCCCTCCCCGACGCCGTCCGCTGGGCCGCCGCCGCCGGCGCCGCCTGCGTCCGCCGCCTCGGCGCCAGCAACTCCCTCCCCATGCGCTCCGACATCGACGCCCTCTTCGCCACCACCCCCTAA
- a CDS encoding GNAT family N-acetyltransferase, with translation MTTPDLHATDLLAAYDSQLRAHLPDPLPAGATVERDGPLVRLRGLDEGGFITYPDLGGLDGAELDALIARQTAYFAERGESVEWKLHGHDRPADLADRLRAAGFVPEATETVVVGAVAPLAAAVPVVPEGVRLREVTARADLDRIARLGEIIYPGTSRQWWADAMEREIAADPQSVTIVVAETDDEARTVVCAAWIRYVAGTAFGTLWGGGTHPEHRRRGIYKALVAYRARLADQRGFTLLQVDASDSSRPILERLGFTPLTTTTPYVFRP, from the coding sequence GTGACCACACCGGATCTCCACGCCACCGACCTGCTCGCCGCGTACGACTCGCAGCTGCGCGCACACCTGCCCGACCCGCTGCCGGCCGGCGCCACGGTCGAGCGGGACGGCCCGCTGGTGCGGCTGCGCGGCCTGGACGAGGGCGGCTTCATCACCTACCCCGACCTGGGCGGGCTCGACGGTGCGGAGCTGGACGCGCTGATCGCCCGGCAGACCGCGTACTTCGCGGAGCGCGGCGAGAGCGTGGAGTGGAAGCTGCACGGTCACGACCGCCCCGCGGACCTGGCGGACCGGCTGCGCGCGGCCGGGTTCGTGCCGGAGGCGACGGAGACCGTGGTGGTCGGCGCGGTCGCGCCGCTCGCGGCCGCGGTGCCGGTGGTGCCCGAGGGGGTACGCCTGCGCGAGGTCACCGCACGCGCGGACCTGGACCGGATCGCCCGGCTCGGGGAGATCATCTACCCGGGTACGTCCCGGCAGTGGTGGGCGGACGCGATGGAGCGGGAGATCGCGGCCGACCCGCAGTCGGTGACGATCGTGGTGGCGGAGACGGACGACGAGGCGCGCACCGTGGTCTGCGCCGCCTGGATCCGGTACGTCGCCGGCACCGCGTTCGGCACGCTGTGGGGTGGCGGCACGCATCCGGAGCACCGGCGGCGCGGCATCTACAAGGCGCTGGTGGCGTACCGGGCGCGGCTGGCCGACCAGCGCGGGTTCACGCTGCTCCAGGTGGACGCGTCCGACTCCAGCCGCCCGATCCTGGAACGGCTGGGCTTCACGCCGCTGACCACCACCACGCCGTACGTGTTCCGCCCCTGA
- the mnmA gene encoding tRNA 2-thiouridine(34) synthase MnmA: MRVLAAMSGGVDSAVAAARAVDAGHDVTGVHLALSRNPQTFRTGARGCCTVEDSRDARRAADVLGIPFYVWDMAERFHADVVDDFVAEYAAGRTPNPCLRCNEKIKFAAVLDRAIALGFDAVVTGHHARLGADGLLRRSVDLPKDQSYVLAVLNRAQLDRSMFPLGDSTKAQVRAEAAERGLGVAEKPDSHDICFIADGDTRGFLESRLGSAPGDIVDSTTGEVVGAHSGAYAYTVGQRKGLGLTVPAPDGRPRYVLSITPKTNTVTVGPASALAVSTVHAARPVWTGLADGVDGPLDCVVQLRAHGETYPARVSVTGGELTAELATPARGVAAGQALVVYRPDPAGDVVLGSGTITHT, translated from the coding sequence GTGCGTGTTCTCGCGGCTATGTCCGGCGGCGTCGACTCGGCGGTGGCGGCGGCCCGCGCCGTCGACGCCGGCCACGACGTGACCGGCGTCCACCTGGCGCTGTCCCGCAACCCGCAGACGTTCCGCACCGGCGCCCGCGGCTGCTGCACGGTCGAGGACTCCCGGGACGCGCGGCGCGCCGCCGACGTGCTCGGCATCCCGTTCTACGTGTGGGACATGGCCGAGCGCTTCCACGCCGACGTGGTCGACGACTTCGTCGCGGAGTACGCGGCCGGCCGCACGCCCAACCCGTGCCTGCGCTGCAACGAGAAGATCAAGTTCGCCGCCGTGCTGGACCGCGCGATCGCGCTCGGCTTCGACGCCGTCGTCACCGGCCACCACGCCCGCCTCGGCGCCGACGGCCTGCTCCGGCGCAGCGTCGACCTGCCCAAGGACCAGTCGTACGTGCTGGCCGTGCTCAACCGCGCCCAGCTCGACCGCTCCATGTTCCCGCTCGGCGACTCGACGAAGGCGCAGGTGCGCGCGGAGGCCGCCGAGCGCGGCCTGGGCGTCGCGGAGAAGCCCGACTCGCACGACATCTGCTTCATCGCCGACGGCGACACCCGCGGCTTCCTCGAGTCCCGCCTCGGCTCCGCCCCCGGCGACATCGTCGACTCGACGACCGGCGAGGTGGTGGGCGCGCACTCCGGGGCGTACGCGTACACGGTCGGCCAGCGCAAGGGCCTGGGGCTGACGGTCCCGGCCCCGGACGGCCGCCCGCGCTACGTGCTGTCCATCACGCCGAAGACGAACACGGTGACGGTCGGCCCCGCGTCGGCGCTGGCGGTGTCCACCGTGCACGCCGCCCGCCCGGTGTGGACCGGGCTCGCGGACGGCGTCGACGGGCCGCTGGACTGCGTGGTGCAACTGCGGGCGCACGGCGAGACGTATCCGGCCCGGGTGTCGGTGACCGGCGGTGAGCTGACGGCGGAGCTGGCGACGCCGGCCCGCGGAGTGGCGGCCGGCCAGGCACTCGTGGTGTACCGGCCGGACCCGGCGGGAGACGTGGTGCTGGGCTCGGGGACGATCACGCACACCTGA
- a CDS encoding electron transfer flavoprotein subunit beta/FixA family protein: MNIVVLVKQVPDSGAERSLRADDNTVDRGSASNVINEMDEYAIEEALKITEAHGGEVTVLTMGPSGATESIRKALSMGPAKAVHIVDDALHGSCAVATSKVIATALGRLNADIVLCGAESTDGRVQVLPHMLAERLGVAALTGARKLTVDGGTLTVERQTEEGYEVVTASTPAVVSVWDTINEPRYPSFKGIMAAKKKPVETLSLADLGVPASEVGFAGATSTVVDHAKRPPRSAGQKIVDEGDAGVKLVEFLATEKFV; this comes from the coding sequence ATGAACATTGTGGTACTGGTCAAGCAGGTACCGGACTCCGGTGCCGAACGGTCTCTGCGTGCTGACGACAACACCGTGGACCGCGGGTCGGCGAGCAACGTCATCAACGAGATGGACGAGTACGCCATCGAGGAGGCGTTGAAGATCACGGAGGCGCACGGCGGCGAGGTCACGGTGCTGACCATGGGCCCGTCCGGCGCCACCGAGTCGATCCGCAAGGCGCTCTCGATGGGTCCGGCCAAGGCCGTGCACATCGTCGACGACGCGCTGCACGGCTCCTGCGCCGTCGCCACCTCCAAGGTGATCGCGACCGCGCTCGGCCGGCTGAACGCGGACATCGTGCTGTGCGGCGCGGAGTCCACCGACGGCCGCGTCCAGGTGCTCCCGCACATGCTCGCGGAGCGGCTGGGCGTCGCCGCGCTCACCGGCGCGCGCAAGCTCACGGTCGACGGCGGCACCCTGACCGTCGAACGGCAGACCGAGGAGGGGTACGAGGTGGTCACCGCCTCCACCCCGGCCGTCGTCTCGGTGTGGGACACGATCAACGAGCCGCGGTACCCGTCCTTCAAGGGCATCATGGCCGCGAAGAAGAAGCCGGTGGAGACGCTGTCCCTGGCCGACCTGGGCGTGCCCGCGTCCGAGGTCGGCTTCGCGGGCGCCACCAGCACCGTCGTCGACCACGCGAAGCGCCCGCCGCGTTCCGCCGGTCAGAAGATCGTCGACGAGGGCGACGCCGGCGTGAAGCTGGTCGAGTTCCTCGCCACCGAGAAGTTCGTCTGA
- a CDS encoding methionine synthase, with protein sequence MSDEAGWPWPEGAATGVGSLPGSDVAEAQRIILGELPDFPHLAELPGRGPGADLVGRGAGFLVDLPVELYAGRWRVAGRPGKDLRRTRDLLERDVDQLTEQAAGLRGGTVKVQAAGPWTLAASVELPIGGRLLRDHGAVRDLTASLAEGLAAHVRDVAARLPGSTVVLQLDEPSMPAALAGRVPTESGLGTYRAVESTLASELLRQVVDAAGVPVVVHCCAPDVPLDVIRASGAAGVALDLSLVTRLDPLGEALDAGLGLLAGAAPTLPGARAVTSAGVADRVRKVWRELGFPAARLAKQVVVTPACGLAGATPAYARAVLSACRDAGRRLHEDSLS encoded by the coding sequence ATGAGTGACGAGGCGGGATGGCCGTGGCCGGAGGGGGCGGCGACGGGGGTCGGGTCGCTGCCGGGGAGTGATGTCGCCGAGGCGCAGCGGATCATTCTGGGAGAGTTGCCCGATTTTCCGCATCTGGCCGAGCTGCCGGGCCGAGGGCCGGGGGCGGATCTCGTCGGCCGGGGCGCGGGGTTTCTCGTCGATCTGCCGGTCGAGTTGTACGCGGGGCGGTGGCGGGTCGCGGGGCGGCCGGGCAAGGATCTGCGGCGGACGCGTGACCTGCTGGAACGGGATGTCGACCAGTTGACGGAGCAGGCGGCGGGTCTGCGAGGCGGGACGGTCAAGGTGCAGGCGGCCGGGCCGTGGACGCTGGCGGCGAGCGTGGAGTTGCCGATCGGGGGGCGGCTGCTGCGGGATCACGGTGCGGTACGGGATCTGACGGCCTCGCTGGCGGAGGGGCTGGCGGCGCACGTGCGGGACGTCGCGGCGCGGCTGCCGGGGAGCACGGTCGTGTTGCAGCTGGATGAGCCGTCGATGCCGGCGGCGCTCGCGGGAAGGGTGCCGACCGAGAGCGGGCTGGGCACGTATCGGGCGGTCGAGTCGACGCTCGCGTCCGAGCTGCTGCGGCAGGTGGTGGACGCGGCGGGGGTGCCGGTGGTCGTGCACTGCTGCGCGCCGGACGTACCGCTGGATGTGATCAGGGCTTCCGGCGCGGCCGGTGTGGCGCTGGATCTGTCGCTGGTCACGCGGCTCGATCCGCTGGGTGAGGCGCTCGACGCGGGGTTGGGGCTGCTGGCGGGGGCGGCGCCCACGCTGCCGGGGGCGCGGGCGGTCACGTCGGCGGGGGTCGCGGACCGGGTGCGCAAGGTGTGGCGGGAGCTCGGCTTCCCGGCGGCGCGGTTGGCGAAGCAGGTGGTGGTGACGCCGGCGTGCGGGCTGGCGGGGGCGACGCCGGCGTACGCGCGGGCCGTGCTGTCCGCGTGCCGTGACGCGGGGCGGCGGTTGCACGAGGATTCGCTGAGCTGA
- a CDS encoding YidH family protein: MRALLKSWFDPADVQRVGSTPDYRFSLANERTFLAWIRTGLALVAGGLAAFQFLPRMPLTYLRETIAVVLLALGGAVAFHSVRHWTRTERAMRLDQDLPPSHFPALLAGGVTLGALALAAILIYQAAQETP, translated from the coding sequence GTGCGCGCGCTGCTCAAGAGCTGGTTCGACCCCGCGGACGTCCAGCGGGTCGGCTCCACGCCGGACTACCGCTTCTCGCTGGCCAACGAGCGCACCTTCCTCGCCTGGATCCGCACCGGGCTGGCGCTGGTGGCCGGCGGGCTGGCCGCGTTCCAGTTCCTGCCGCGGATGCCGCTGACGTACCTGCGCGAGACGATCGCGGTGGTGCTGCTGGCACTCGGCGGCGCGGTCGCGTTCCACTCCGTACGGCACTGGACCCGCACCGAACGGGCGATGCGGCTGGACCAGGACCTGCCGCCCTCGCACTTCCCGGCGCTGCTGGCCGGCGGCGTCACGCTCGGCGCGCTGGCGCTCGCCGCGATCCTGATCTACCAGGCCGCGCAGGAGACGCCGTGA
- a CDS encoding cysteine desulfurase family protein, protein MAYLDHAATTPMLSEALEAYVATAREVGNASSLHAAGRHARQRVEESRERIGAALGARPSEVIFTSGGTESDNLAVKGLFWARRAADAARTRVVASGVEHHAIMDSVDWLVAHERAGAGWLDADASGRIRPETLAAELDAYGDAIAMITVMWANNEVGTLQPIAELAALAAERGIPFHTDAVQAVGQVPVDFGASGASALTVTGHKLGGPVGVGALLLGRDVAVTPLLHGGGQERDVRSGTLDAAGIVAFAVAVETAVKNQQEYAARVGGLRDRLVAGVREAVPDAILNGAPEDRLPGNAHFSFPGCEGDALLLLLDAQGIDCSTGSACSAGVAQPSHVLIAMGADDDRARSSLRFTLGHTSTPADVDALITALPAAVERARRAGVIKSVLG, encoded by the coding sequence ATGGCCTACCTGGATCACGCCGCGACCACGCCGATGCTCAGCGAGGCGCTCGAGGCATATGTCGCCACGGCCCGCGAGGTCGGCAACGCGTCGTCGTTGCACGCCGCGGGCCGCCACGCACGCCAGCGCGTCGAGGAGTCGCGGGAGCGGATCGGCGCGGCGCTCGGCGCCCGGCCCTCCGAGGTGATCTTCACGAGCGGCGGGACCGAGAGCGACAACCTCGCGGTCAAGGGCCTGTTCTGGGCGCGGCGCGCGGCCGACGCGGCCCGCACCCGGGTGGTCGCCAGCGGCGTCGAACACCACGCGATCATGGACTCGGTCGACTGGCTGGTCGCGCACGAGCGCGCCGGCGCGGGCTGGCTCGACGCGGACGCCAGCGGCCGGATCCGGCCCGAGACGCTCGCGGCCGAACTCGACGCCTACGGCGACGCGATCGCCATGATCACCGTGATGTGGGCCAACAACGAGGTCGGCACGCTGCAGCCGATCGCGGAGCTGGCCGCGCTCGCCGCCGAGCGCGGCATCCCGTTCCACACCGACGCGGTGCAGGCCGTCGGTCAGGTCCCGGTCGACTTCGGCGCGAGCGGTGCGTCCGCGCTCACCGTCACCGGGCACAAGCTGGGCGGCCCGGTCGGCGTCGGCGCGCTGCTGCTCGGCCGCGACGTCGCGGTCACGCCACTGCTGCACGGCGGCGGCCAGGAGCGTGACGTCCGCTCCGGCACGCTCGACGCGGCCGGCATCGTCGCGTTCGCGGTCGCGGTCGAAACCGCGGTCAAGAACCAGCAGGAGTACGCGGCACGCGTCGGCGGCCTCCGCGACCGGCTCGTCGCCGGTGTGCGCGAGGCGGTGCCGGACGCGATACTCAACGGCGCGCCCGAGGACCGGCTGCCCGGCAACGCGCACTTCTCCTTCCCCGGCTGCGAGGGCGACGCGCTGCTGCTCCTGCTGGACGCGCAGGGCATCGACTGCTCCACCGGGTCCGCCTGCTCGGCCGGCGTGGCGCAGCCGTCCCACGTGCTGATCGCGATGGGCGCGGACGACGACCGCGCGCGCTCGTCGCTGCGGTTCACGCTCGGCCACACCTCCACGCCCGCCGACGTCGACGCGCTGATCACCGCGCTGCCCGCCGCGGTCGAACGGGCACGCCGGGCCGGGGTAATCAAATCGGTTCTCGGCTGA
- a CDS encoding ATP-binding cassette domain-containing protein, producing the protein MPPVIEIAGLRKGYRRLRGGTHRALDGFDMLVEPGQVHGFLGPNGSGKTTTLRALLGLVRADAGEMRILGHSSPSALPQVIGRVGAIVESPQFFGNFSGRRMLSLLATAGGVPQTRVEEVLAQVGLRERGKDIIKTYSLGMKQRLAVASALLKAPELLILDEPANGLDPAGIREMRELVRALAAQGVTVLISSHILGEIQLICDSVTIISRGRRVLAGPVSGVLDDFDRGDFRIRVSDLPRAAQALSAAGVAVTAAPDHLVAHRVTEPARLTELLGGQGLWISELSPLTPDLESVFLRLTDTAPASGEAKQVDDSVLPPAPPSALNEFTVQPEVPR; encoded by the coding sequence ATGCCTCCGGTGATCGAGATCGCGGGGCTCCGCAAGGGCTACCGCAGGCTGCGCGGTGGGACGCACCGCGCGCTGGACGGGTTCGACATGCTGGTCGAGCCGGGGCAGGTGCACGGGTTTCTCGGGCCGAACGGGTCGGGCAAGACCACCACGCTGCGCGCGCTGCTCGGGCTGGTCCGCGCGGACGCCGGCGAGATGCGGATTCTCGGCCACTCCTCGCCGTCCGCGCTGCCGCAGGTGATCGGCCGGGTCGGTGCGATCGTGGAGAGCCCGCAGTTCTTCGGCAACTTCAGCGGGCGCCGCATGCTCTCGTTGCTGGCGACCGCGGGCGGCGTGCCGCAGACGCGGGTGGAGGAGGTGCTGGCCCAGGTCGGGTTGCGGGAGCGCGGCAAGGACATCATCAAGACCTATTCCCTGGGTATGAAGCAGCGCCTGGCCGTGGCGTCCGCGCTGCTCAAGGCGCCGGAGCTGCTGATCCTGGACGAGCCGGCGAACGGGCTGGACCCGGCCGGCATCCGGGAGATGCGCGAGCTGGTCCGCGCGCTCGCGGCGCAGGGCGTGACGGTGCTGATCTCCAGTCACATCCTCGGCGAGATCCAGCTGATCTGTGACTCGGTCACGATCATCTCGCGCGGCCGGCGGGTGCTCGCCGGGCCGGTCAGCGGCGTGCTGGACGACTTCGACCGCGGCGACTTCCGGATCCGGGTGTCCGACCTGCCCCGGGCCGCGCAGGCGCTGAGCGCGGCCGGCGTCGCGGTGACGGCCGCGCCGGACCACCTGGTGGCGCACCGCGTCACGGAGCCGGCCCGGCTGACCGAACTGCTCGGCGGCCAGGGGCTGTGGATCTCCGAGCTGTCGCCGCTCACGCCGGACCTGGAGAGCGTCTTCCTGCGGCTCACCGACACCGCGCCCGCGTCGGGCGAGGCGAAGCAGGTGGACGACTCGGTGCTGCCGCCCGCGCCGCCGTCGGCGCTGAACGAGTTCACGGTCCAGCCGGAGGTGCCCCGATGA
- a CDS encoding electron transfer flavoprotein subunit alpha/FixB family protein, whose translation MAEVLVVVEATAAFGVKKVTLELLTLAREIGSPSAVVLGGPGAAAALTDKLAEYGAEKIYAAESEEIDGYLVAPKATVLAELVRSVSPAAVLLASTQEGKEIAARLAIKLDNGVLTDAVGLDADGTATQVAFAGATIVKSKVTRGLPIVALRPNSVTPVPAPANPAVEPVAVTPAETDKLAKVVDRVAEQKGSRPELTEASVVVAGGRGVASADNFKLVEEVADLLGGAVGASRAAVDSGFYPHQFQVGQTGKTVSPQLYVALGISGAIQHRAGMQTSKTIVAVNKDAEAPIFELADFGVVGDLNKVVPQAADEIRKRK comes from the coding sequence ATGGCAGAGGTTCTCGTCGTCGTCGAGGCCACCGCGGCCTTCGGCGTGAAGAAGGTCACCCTGGAGCTGCTCACGCTCGCGCGTGAGATCGGCTCCCCGTCGGCCGTCGTGCTCGGCGGCCCCGGCGCCGCCGCGGCACTGACCGACAAGCTCGCGGAGTACGGCGCGGAGAAGATCTACGCGGCGGAGAGCGAGGAGATCGACGGCTACCTGGTCGCGCCCAAGGCGACCGTGCTGGCCGAACTGGTCCGGAGCGTCTCCCCGGCCGCCGTGCTGCTCGCCTCCACCCAGGAGGGCAAGGAGATCGCGGCCCGGCTCGCGATCAAGCTGGACAACGGCGTGCTCACCGACGCGGTCGGCCTGGACGCGGACGGCACCGCCACCCAGGTCGCGTTCGCCGGCGCCACGATCGTCAAGTCCAAGGTGACCCGTGGCCTGCCCATCGTGGCGCTCCGGCCGAACTCGGTCACCCCCGTGCCCGCCCCGGCGAACCCGGCGGTCGAGCCGGTCGCGGTCACCCCGGCCGAGACGGACAAGCTGGCCAAGGTCGTCGACCGGGTCGCGGAGCAGAAGGGCTCGCGCCCGGAGCTCACCGAGGCGTCGGTCGTGGTGGCCGGCGGCCGCGGCGTGGCCAGCGCGGACAACTTCAAGCTGGTCGAGGAGGTGGCCGACCTGCTCGGCGGCGCGGTCGGCGCGTCCCGGGCCGCGGTCGACAGCGGCTTCTACCCGCATCAGTTCCAGGTCGGGCAGACCGGCAAGACCGTGTCCCCGCAGCTGTACGTCGCGCTCGGCATCTCCGGCGCGATCCAGCACCGGGCCGGCATGCAGACCTCGAAGACGATCGTCGCGGTGAACAAGGACGCCGAGGCGCCGATCTTCGAGCTGGCCGACTTCGGCGTGGTCGGCGACCTGAACAAGGTGGTGCCGCAGGCCGCGGACGAGATCCGCAAGCGCAAGTAG
- a CDS encoding PLD nuclease N-terminal domain-containing protein — MARLFALVFLLQIAMAVVALISCLSAEPEQIRRLPRLLWAAVIVFIPVAGPILWFTTGRSRPSDGADSTPRRPTAPDDDPDFLRTLDADKARRDRELFERWEDDLRRREEQLRHDEDPHNPELRNEKNGDA, encoded by the coding sequence ATGGCTCGACTGTTCGCGCTCGTCTTCCTGCTGCAGATCGCGATGGCGGTCGTGGCCCTGATCAGCTGTCTCTCCGCGGAGCCGGAGCAGATCCGGCGCCTGCCCCGCCTGCTCTGGGCCGCCGTGATCGTGTTCATCCCGGTCGCCGGCCCGATCCTCTGGTTCACGACCGGCCGCTCCCGCCCGTCCGACGGCGCCGACTCCACCCCTCGCCGCCCCACGGCCCCCGACGACGACCCGGACTTCCTCCGCACCCTCGACGCGGACAAGGCCCGCCGCGACCGTGAACTGTTCGAGCGCTGGGAGGACGACCTCCGCCGCCGCGAGGAACAACTCCGCCACGACGAGGACCCCCACAACCCCGAACTCCGCAACGAAAAAAACGGCGACGCCTAA